A stretch of the Acidobacteriota bacterium genome encodes the following:
- a CDS encoding SRPBCC domain-containing protein: MTKQSAAPQVLALLDNLFFVAKLDAAATQTGCQLVTARTPEKALSLAQAAAPALIVLDLDAQACRPFEFIQTVKADPALRTIPLLGFVAHVNTGVQAQARQAGCDRVLARSAFARDLPALLQNAANAATQKELPMANLRNEKVDFKTLIRVASERCFDALATGPGLDEWFTQGATVDLRPGGAIQYRWRDWGLEKYSGEIPGQVIAVQRPARYVFQWRADSGSYDTTVEITFTPVAGGTIVHLVETGYEDTPAGMQDLLNRVSGWAQVLTLLKFYLEHGLHY, from the coding sequence ATGACCAAACAATCAGCGGCGCCTCAAGTGCTCGCCTTGCTCGACAATCTTTTTTTCGTCGCCAAACTCGACGCCGCCGCCACACAGACCGGCTGTCAACTGGTAACGGCGCGCACGCCTGAAAAGGCGCTGAGCCTGGCGCAAGCCGCCGCGCCCGCGCTCATCGTGCTCGATCTGGATGCGCAAGCCTGCCGCCCCTTCGAGTTCATTCAAACCGTGAAAGCAGACCCCGCGTTGCGCACGATTCCCTTGCTCGGCTTCGTCGCGCACGTCAACACCGGCGTGCAGGCACAGGCCCGTCAGGCCGGGTGCGACCGCGTATTGGCGCGTTCGGCCTTTGCGCGCGACTTACCGGCTCTCTTGCAAAACGCCGCCAACGCCGCCACCCAGAAGGAGCTTCCGATGGCAAACCTACGCAACGAAAAGGTTGATTTCAAAACGCTGATCCGTGTCGCGTCCGAACGCTGTTTCGATGCGCTGGCGACCGGGCCGGGTCTGGACGAATGGTTCACCCAGGGCGCGACCGTAGATTTGCGCCCCGGCGGCGCGATTCAATACCGCTGGCGCGATTGGGGCTTGGAAAAATACAGCGGCGAAATCCCCGGTCAGGTGATCGCGGTGCAACGCCCCGCGCGTTATGTCTTTCAATGGCGCGCCGACAGCGGCAGCTATGACACCACGGTTGAAATCACCTTCACGCCGGTGGCCGGGGGCACTATCGTTCATCTGGTCGAGACGGGTTACGAAGACACGCCCGCCGGGATGCAGGACCTGCTCAATCGCGTGTCGGGTTGGGCGCAGGTGCTGACGCTGTTGAAATTCTATTTGGAACACGGCCTGCACTATTGA
- a CDS encoding helix-turn-helix transcriptional regulator, with protein sequence MSVVLKPRLLRPQPAPQPNALGECSFIIDGSNRQYHWQGTGCLSIKTFAGGAALYNVGRGRFRVAEHSYLLLNQNQPYEIIVDAQQPLASFCLFFENGLVEEVQRSLTAPTAKLLDEPQTVKDQPLYFFEKTYPHDDLLSPALFRLRTELPQRQDDEVWLNEHLHQILRRLLTAQQLVQREVESFPALRATTRAELYRRLHRDKEFIAASFEQSLTLDEIARIACLSPSHFLRTFQQAFRQTPHQFLTTQRLARAQYLLRHTGLPVTEICFAVGFESLGSFSTLFRRHLGRSPAQFRQAKR encoded by the coding sequence ATGTCCGTCGTGCTCAAACCCAGATTGTTGCGTCCACAACCAGCGCCTCAGCCCAACGCGCTGGGCGAATGCAGCTTCATCATTGACGGCAGCAACCGGCAATATCATTGGCAAGGCACCGGCTGTCTTTCGATAAAAACTTTCGCCGGGGGCGCGGCGCTTTATAACGTCGGGCGTGGCCGCTTTCGCGTGGCTGAGCATTCTTACCTGTTGCTCAATCAAAATCAGCCGTATGAAATCATTGTGGACGCGCAACAGCCGCTGGCTTCGTTCTGCCTGTTTTTCGAGAATGGTTTGGTGGAAGAAGTACAACGCAGCCTAACCGCCCCCACCGCCAAATTGCTGGACGAACCGCAAACCGTCAAAGATCAGCCGTTGTACTTTTTTGAAAAAACCTATCCGCACGATGACCTGCTCTCGCCCGCGCTCTTTCGCTTGCGCACCGAATTGCCGCAACGCCAAGACGACGAAGTCTGGCTCAACGAACATCTGCATCAGATTCTGCGGCGGCTGTTGACCGCGCAACAATTGGTGCAGCGGGAAGTCGAAAGCTTCCCTGCCCTGCGCGCCACCACACGCGCCGAACTATACCGCCGCCTGCATCGCGACAAGGAATTCATCGCGGCCTCGTTCGAGCAAAGCCTCACGCTGGATGAGATCGCGCGCATCGCCTGCCTTTCGCCCAGCCATTTCCTGCGCACCTTTCAACAAGCCTTCCGGCAAACGCCACATCAGTTTCTGACCACCCAACGGCTGGCGCGCGCACAATACCTGCTGAGGCACACCGGCTTGCCCGTGACCGAAATCTGTTTTGCCGTCGGCTTTGAAAGCCTGGGTTCTTTCAGCACCTTATTCCGCCGTCATCTGGGCCGTTCGCCCGCCCAGTTCCGCCAGGCAAAAAGGTGA
- a CDS encoding VOC family protein, producing the protein MKLLGLKLSALLLCTLAVPVGAQQNKERNQPMPETPVIKKVGQIAVRVKDVARAVAFYRDKLGLKVLLQQPNLAVVECGGLNLFLTLPEKAEDAGHNSIIYFDVDDIQQTAKILTTHSVTIVEAPNKVGNLGAVEVWIAILRDSEDNLLGLRSMVPLKK; encoded by the coding sequence ATGAAACTGCTTGGATTGAAGCTGAGCGCGCTCTTGCTATGCACGCTGGCCGTGCCTGTGGGAGCGCAACAAAACAAAGAGAGGAATCAACCAATGCCTGAAACACCCGTCATCAAAAAGGTCGGCCAGATCGCCGTGCGCGTCAAAGACGTCGCCCGCGCCGTCGCCTTTTACCGCGACAAGCTGGGCTTGAAAGTGCTGCTGCAACAGCCCAACCTGGCCGTGGTCGAATGCGGCGGCCTGAATCTTTTCCTCACGCTGCCCGAAAAGGCTGAAGATGCCGGGCACAATTCGATCATTTATTTCGACGTGGATGACATTCAGCAAACGGCCAAAATCCTGACCACGCACAGTGTCACCATCGTCGAAGCGCCCAACAAAGTCGGCAATCTCGGCGCCGTCGAAGTTTGGATTGCGATCTTGCGCGATTCCGAAGACAACTTGCTGGGACTGAGAAGTATGGTGCCCCTGAAGAAGTAG
- a CDS encoding ABC transporter permease codes for MRILWQDMRYGARMLLKNPGFTLIAVLTLALGIGANTAIFSVVNAVLLRPLPYPQAERLMMVNTTNLARGITNFGVALPDFREWARRNQSFERMAAYSTNSYNIAGAEAPERVVGAQVSADLFPTLGVGVAQGRGFASAEERYGKHRVAILSDELWRRRFGDNAQPNGQTLKLNGELFTVVGVAPRNFQFPDQTVKLWLPLAVADDSEYNTRGNYWLSVVARLKPGMSITQAQQDVDGIQHQIAHEVKSVGDFGASLVSLHEATVGNVQRALLVLLCAVACVLLIACANVTNLLLARAAARQREVAIRTTLGATRLRIVRQLLTESLLLSLLGGVCGLTLAWWGVDALIGLAPKLPRLAEVRVDGRVLAFTCGLALLTSLLFGLAPAAQAAKPDLNEALKEGGRGTAGSARSRRVRNVLVAAELALSLILLVSAGLMVNSLLRMQRVNPGFRTDHILTLQISLPLTKYPDDPGHLELAAGFFQQLVERVKALPGVQAAGVSSALPLTNSGWGKLFSIEDRPAPKALDKVPVVQYRQVSGDYFNTLGFALRKGRLLNERDTRDTLSVAVINEALARRYWPNEDPLGKRVWFGPPEDLIPPDLMPPNFDAKNFRFPRFTIVGIVGDVRHNSLLQNGRPEIYTPHTQSVIGKFPDTSRSMYLALRTTTDPLSLINAIRHAVLELDKEQPIADIATMEQLVATSLSQARLNTWLLALFALLALALAAVGVYGVTAYSVTQRTHEIGIRLALGASLGDLLKMIVWQGMVTALLGVGVGLAGSFALTRLLTALLFGVSATDPLTFGGLALLLALVALLACWIPARRATKVDPLIALRCE; via the coding sequence ATGCGAATACTTTGGCAAGATATGCGCTATGGCGCGCGAATGTTACTTAAAAACCCCGGCTTCACGCTGATTGCCGTCCTGACACTGGCACTAGGCATCGGCGCGAACACGGCGATTTTTAGTGTGGTCAATGCCGTGCTGTTGCGCCCATTGCCGTATCCACAGGCCGAGCGGCTGATGATGGTCAATACGACCAACCTGGCGCGCGGCATCACCAACTTCGGCGTCGCGCTGCCGGACTTCCGCGAATGGGCGCGGCGCAATCAGTCGTTTGAGCGGATGGCGGCTTATAGCACGAACAGCTACAACATCGCTGGCGCGGAAGCGCCTGAGCGTGTGGTGGGCGCGCAAGTTTCTGCCGACCTCTTCCCGACGCTCGGCGTAGGCGTGGCGCAGGGGCGCGGGTTTGCCAGCGCGGAAGAGCGGTACGGCAAGCATCGCGTGGCAATCCTGAGCGATGAATTGTGGCGGCGGCGCTTTGGCGACAATGCGCAGCCCAACGGGCAGACGCTGAAACTTAACGGCGAGCTATTCACTGTCGTCGGCGTCGCGCCGCGCAACTTCCAGTTCCCGGATCAGACCGTCAAGCTCTGGCTGCCGCTCGCGGTGGCGGATGACAGCGAATACAACACGCGCGGCAATTATTGGCTGAGCGTCGTGGCACGGCTCAAACCGGGTATGAGCATCACGCAAGCGCAGCAGGACGTGGATGGCATCCAGCATCAGATTGCCCACGAGGTCAAAAGCGTGGGCGATTTCGGCGCGAGCTTGGTCTCGCTGCACGAGGCGACGGTCGGCAACGTGCAACGGGCGCTGCTGGTGTTGCTTTGCGCCGTTGCCTGCGTGCTGTTGATCGCCTGTGCGAACGTGACGAACCTGTTGCTGGCGCGCGCGGCGGCACGCCAGCGTGAAGTCGCGATTCGCACGACGCTGGGCGCGACACGCTTACGGATTGTGCGGCAACTGCTGACGGAAAGTTTGTTGCTCAGCCTGCTCGGCGGCGTGTGCGGCTTGACGCTGGCCTGGTGGGGCGTGGATGCGCTGATCGGTCTGGCGCCCAAGCTGCCGCGGCTGGCCGAGGTGCGGGTGGATGGGCGCGTGTTGGCCTTTACCTGTGGGCTGGCGCTGTTGACGAGCCTGCTCTTCGGGCTGGCGCCGGCGGCGCAGGCAGCCAAGCCGGATTTGAACGAAGCGCTCAAAGAAGGTGGTCGCGGGACGGCGGGCAGCGCGCGCAGCCGTCGTGTGCGCAACGTACTGGTGGCGGCGGAGCTGGCTTTGTCGTTGATCCTGTTGGTGAGCGCGGGGCTGATGGTCAACAGCCTGTTGCGCATGCAGCGCGTCAATCCGGGCTTCCGCACCGATCACATTCTGACCCTGCAAATTTCGTTGCCGCTGACCAAATACCCGGATGATCCCGGTCATTTAGAACTGGCGGCAGGCTTCTTTCAACAATTGGTTGAGCGCGTCAAGGCGCTGCCCGGCGTGCAAGCAGCCGGGGTCAGTTCGGCTTTGCCGCTGACCAACAGCGGTTGGGGCAAACTCTTTTCCATCGAAGATCGCCCCGCGCCGAAAGCGCTCGATAAAGTGCCGGTCGTGCAATACCGGCAAGTGAGTGGCGATTACTTCAACACGCTGGGCTTCGCGCTGCGCAAGGGGCGCTTGCTCAACGAACGCGACACGCGCGACACCTTGTCTGTGGCCGTCATCAACGAAGCGCTGGCGCGGCGCTACTGGCCCAACGAAGACCCGCTCGGCAAGCGCGTCTGGTTTGGCCCGCCCGAAGACCTGATCCCGCCCGACCTGATGCCGCCGAACTTTGACGCCAAGAACTTCCGCTTCCCGCGCTTTACCATCGTCGGCATCGTCGGCGATGTGCGGCACAACAGCTTGCTCCAGAACGGCAGGCCGGAGATTTACACGCCGCACACACAGAGCGTTATCGGCAAATTCCCTGACACGTCGCGCAGCATGTATTTAGCCTTGCGCACCACCACTGACCCGCTCAGTTTGATCAACGCGATCCGCCACGCCGTGCTCGAACTTGACAAGGAGCAACCCATCGCCGACATCGCGACGATGGAGCAGTTAGTTGCAACCTCGCTCTCGCAAGCGCGGCTGAACACTTGGTTGCTGGCACTCTTTGCGCTGCTCGCGCTCGCGCTGGCGGCGGTGGGCGTTTATGGCGTGACGGCTTATTCCGTCACACAGCGCACGCACGAGATCGGCATCCGGCTGGCGCTCGGCGCAAGTTTGGGCGACCTACTGAAGATGATCGTGTGGCAGGGCATGGTAACGGCACTCTTGGGCGTCGGAGTCGGACTGGCTGGCTCATTCGCGCTCACGCGGTTGCTGACGGCGCTGTTATTCGGTGTCAGCGCGACCGATCCGCTGACATTTGGCGGGCTCGCGTTGCTGCTGGCGCTGGTGGCCTTGTTGGCCTGTTGGATTCCGGCGCGACGGGCGACAAAGGTTGATCCGTTGATTGCTTTGCGATGTGAATAA
- a CDS encoding bifunctional folylpolyglutamate synthase/dihydrofolate synthase — translation MNYTQAIEYLYARGHEMETMNLGLSRILALTAACGQPQLQYPSVLIAGTNGKGSTAAMTFAIARAAGLRVGLYTSPHLVEITERMRIADGAEVRDISQDEFAHYATEVRRLGERLLAAGELSTVPSLFEQLTLLAFLYFAAQKVDLAVLEVGLGGRLDATNVSAPLVTAITPIDYDHQRHLGYTLPEIAGEKAGIIKPGTPVIVAPQSSAVMQVIAARANELRAPLLSLEEELSAALFLETVVEHEDAVSPLLGLCRLRYTHRQGEYDVRLGLRGRYQVTNALLAIHIGEALRRAGLPITSASINTGLQQAEWPGRLELATLPGAKVPLLLDGAHNPAGAQVLRDFLQEFCAHVPVTMVFGVMTDKPFGEMEEILFPAATTIIAAKVDNPRAADPTELAQRAEALGYHVLQAESVRAALQLAQETTPANGVICACGSLYLVGEIKGLLGSSSLEQYHLLPQAVPHS, via the coding sequence ATGAACTACACCCAAGCGATTGAATATCTGTATGCGCGCGGCCACGAGATGGAGACGATGAATCTCGGCCTATCGCGCATCCTGGCGTTGACGGCCGCCTGTGGTCAGCCGCAATTGCAATATCCATCGGTGTTGATCGCCGGGACGAACGGCAAAGGTTCGACCGCCGCGATGACCTTTGCCATCGCACGCGCCGCCGGGTTGCGCGTGGGGCTGTACACCTCGCCGCATCTGGTTGAAATCACCGAACGCATGCGGATTGCCGACGGGGCCGAGGTGCGCGACATCAGTCAGGACGAGTTCGCGCATTACGCGACCGAAGTGCGCCGGTTGGGCGAACGCTTGCTGGCGGCGGGCGAACTCAGCACCGTGCCGAGTCTGTTTGAACAACTCACGCTGCTGGCCTTTCTTTATTTCGCCGCGCAAAAAGTGGATTTGGCCGTCCTCGAAGTGGGGTTGGGCGGCAGGCTCGACGCCACCAATGTCAGCGCGCCGCTGGTGACGGCGATTACGCCGATTGATTACGATCATCAGCGGCATCTCGGCTACACCTTGCCCGAAATCGCGGGCGAAAAAGCGGGCATCATCAAACCCGGCACGCCCGTCATCGTCGCCCCGCAATCGTCCGCTGTAATGCAGGTGATCGCCGCGCGCGCGAATGAACTGCGCGCGCCGCTGCTTTCGCTGGAAGAGGAACTTTCCGCCGCGCTGTTTTTAGAAACTGTTGTTGAACACGAAGACGCCGTTTCGCCATTGTTGGGGCTATGCCGCTTGCGCTACACCCATCGGCAAGGCGAGTACGACGTGCGCTTGGGTTTGCGGGGGCGATATCAAGTCACCAACGCGCTGCTGGCCATTCACATTGGCGAAGCGCTCCGCCGCGCCGGTCTGCCCATCACATCCGCCAGCATCAATACTGGTCTGCAACAGGCCGAATGGCCGGGCCGCCTGGAATTGGCGACCTTGCCTGGCGCAAAGGTGCCGTTGCTATTGGACGGTGCCCATAATCCGGCGGGCGCGCAAGTCCTGCGTGACTTCTTGCAAGAGTTTTGCGCGCACGTGCCGGTCACCATGGTGTTTGGTGTGATGACCGACAAGCCCTTCGGTGAAATGGAAGAAATTCTTTTTCCCGCCGCGACCACAATCATTGCTGCCAAGGTGGATAACCCGCGGGCCGCTGATCCAACTGAACTGGCCCAACGCGCCGAAGCGCTGGGATACCACGTCTTGCAGGCCGAGAGCGTGCGCGCCGCGCTGCAACTGGCCCAAGAGACGACGCCCGCCAACGGCGTGATTTGCGCGTGCGGCTCGTTGTATTTGGTCGGTGAGATCAAAGGCTTGCTGGGGTCTTCATCATTGGAGCAGTACCACCTGCTGCCACAGGCGGTACCGCACTCATAG